From Neobacillus sp. PS2-9, the proteins below share one genomic window:
- a CDS encoding CPBP family intramembrane glutamic endopeptidase — MKEKYNELIASLTDKELLKHLYLTQVILLVISFILGLFLFDHFSYLKSFDLMDRNIIVIGIPAGVAVVIIDIILMRILPSSFYDDGGLNERIFKNKSVPHIFFIAAFVAFSEELLFRGIIQTKVGLLFASIIFAIIHYRYLFNWFLFLNIIVLSFLIGSIYAFTNNLVVTITMHFVIDFLLGIYIKFKRSPIDVQHEGGLHE, encoded by the coding sequence ATGAAAGAGAAGTATAACGAATTAATCGCCAGCTTAACTGATAAAGAGCTACTTAAACATTTATATTTAACACAGGTCATTCTTTTAGTCATTTCTTTCATTTTAGGGCTATTTTTATTTGACCATTTTTCTTATCTAAAGTCTTTTGATTTAATGGATCGGAACATAATTGTAATAGGTATTCCTGCAGGTGTGGCAGTAGTCATCATAGATATAATATTAATGAGAATTTTGCCTTCTTCTTTTTATGATGATGGGGGATTGAATGAAAGAATTTTTAAGAATAAATCGGTCCCTCATATCTTTTTCATTGCGGCATTTGTAGCATTTAGTGAAGAATTACTTTTTAGAGGGATTATACAAACAAAGGTTGGACTACTATTTGCCAGTATTATTTTTGCTATCATTCATTATCGATACCTTTTTAATTGGTTCTTGTTTTTAAATATTATTGTCCTTAGCTTTTTAATCGGAAGTATTTATGCTTTTACAAATAACTTAGTTGTTACAATTACTATGCATTTTGTCATTGATTTTCTCTTAGGTATATATATAAAATTTAAACGTTCACCAATTGATGTCCAACATGAGGGGGGTCTCCATGAATAA
- a CDS encoding LysM peptidoglycan-binding domain-containing protein — protein MNKEEPYRDQAERLKQRIQKINEKVEYGDELPPREQIHRQKKKKTKWKLRFPVIRLLVVCFILLPIIIFSVISYRDNGKKILGTEKTSSDSIGYETINLDNNEDESKADSVKTEDHIQNDSNVSSPKEQSEVPLVEEKSTDDSSQQPTQSVPASSNKAPGDQQQTDKNSSTQTVTKKTEPTVRVKYHKVQPGEGLFRIAMDYYQSQKGIDIIKKANNLTSENIYAGQVLKIPLNN, from the coding sequence ATGAATAAAGAAGAACCATATAGGGACCAAGCGGAAAGGTTAAAACAACGAATCCAAAAAATAAATGAAAAAGTGGAGTACGGTGATGAATTACCACCACGAGAACAAATCCATCGGCAAAAAAAGAAGAAAACAAAATGGAAGCTAAGATTTCCTGTGATTCGATTATTAGTCGTATGCTTTATCCTTTTACCTATTATTATCTTTAGTGTTATTTCATATCGTGATAACGGTAAAAAAATCTTAGGTACAGAAAAAACCTCAAGCGATTCTATCGGATATGAAACCATTAATCTCGACAATAATGAAGATGAAAGCAAGGCGGATTCTGTAAAAACTGAGGATCATATTCAAAACGATTCAAATGTGAGTAGTCCTAAGGAACAAAGTGAAGTTCCTTTGGTAGAAGAGAAATCAACCGATGATAGTAGTCAGCAACCCACCCAGAGTGTGCCTGCTAGTTCTAATAAAGCCCCGGGTGATCAACAACAAACAGATAAAAACAGTAGTACACAAACAGTAACAAAAAAGACAGAGCCCACTGTAAGAGTAAAATATCATAAGGTCCAGCCTGGTGAGGGTCTATTTCGAATTGCAATGGATTATTACCAGTCTCAAAAAGGGATAGACATTATTAAAAAGGCGAACAATTTAACCAGTGAAAATATTTATGCTGGTCAAGTGTTAAAAATCCCATTAAACAACTAA
- a CDS encoding DUF2663 family protein has translation MDSPIQLLEHTDQATKQMLENVRKRKKKFDDTKLWHYISIYATLSLALIFMAYFYFTIYLHFSYSFLAVLSATINDSFSVSLLSIVLIGLGSMNVLKQQKEKKEKEYQELRCEIVDRSKDLWKKEDEWKNRHVVFETMKKKYDINLYHEKK, from the coding sequence ATGGATTCTCCAATCCAATTACTTGAACATACCGACCAAGCAACTAAACAAATGTTAGAAAACGTGAGAAAACGGAAAAAAAAGTTTGATGATACAAAACTATGGCATTATATTTCGATATATGCGACTCTTTCCCTTGCTTTAATCTTTATGGCGTATTTTTATTTTACGATTTATCTGCATTTTTCTTATTCTTTTTTAGCTGTATTATCCGCAACTATCAATGATTCATTCAGTGTGTCGCTTTTATCAATCGTGCTTATTGGACTAGGGTCCATGAATGTGTTAAAACAACAAAAAGAGAAGAAGGAAAAGGAATATCAGGAACTAAGATGTGAAATTGTCGATCGGAGCAAAGATTTATGGAAAAAGGAAGATGAATGGAAGAATCGTCATGTTGTGTTTGAAACTATGAAGAAAAAATACGATATTAACCTCTACCACGAAAAAAAATAA
- the cotJC gene encoding spore coat protein CotJC, protein MWIYEKKLQYPVRVSTCNPTLAKYLIEQYGGADGELAAALRYLNQRYTIPDKVIGLLTDIGTEEFAHLEMIATMVYKLTKDATPEQLKAAGLGEHYVDHDSALYYHNAAGVPWTATYITAKGDPIADLYEDIAAEEKARATYQWLINISDDPDINDSLRFLREREIIHSLRFREAVEILKEERDKKKFF, encoded by the coding sequence ATGTGGATTTACGAAAAAAAACTTCAATACCCTGTACGAGTGAGCACATGTAATCCAACATTAGCAAAGTATTTAATTGAGCAATATGGAGGTGCAGATGGAGAACTTGCCGCTGCCCTCCGGTACTTAAACCAAAGATATACTATTCCTGATAAGGTAATTGGGCTTCTTACAGATATCGGAACAGAAGAATTTGCTCACCTCGAAATGATTGCTACAATGGTCTATAAATTAACGAAAGATGCAACACCAGAGCAATTAAAAGCCGCTGGACTAGGGGAACATTATGTCGATCATGACAGTGCCTTGTACTATCATAATGCTGCGGGAGTACCGTGGACAGCAACATATATTACGGCTAAAGGAGATCCTATTGCTGACTTATACGAGGATATTGCGGCAGAAGAAAAGGCACGGGCTACTTATCAATGGTTAATAAACATAAGTGATGATCCGGATATTAATGATAGTCTTCGATTTTTACGTGAACGTGAGATTATTCACTCCCTTCGCTTCCGTGAAGCTGTGGAGATATTAAAGGAAGAACGCGACAAGAAAAAATTTTTTTAA